From one Anguilla rostrata isolate EN2019 chromosome 12, ASM1855537v3, whole genome shotgun sequence genomic stretch:
- the nlrc3l gene encoding protein NLRC3: MSVPEVPEDLGADMGPEMESFQAESPPSPPPSYLSMESDEDQPVKADEEHVFTPVRVDLERAESQDTRQNEIERCSVPPREGAFFSEHGPDAACEPISATDLLELESMVLETEENLSPMELPFIFKLIQRTLQQLTEQELSLFKKYLSHNHSRYFENRMEDFDVLDVVDKMLERCGKVIAVKVALHVLKCMKRNDLADFLEAKSRRVMLQHDLKEHLKMKYETIFEGIPRHGQHCYLGNIYTDVLMTEGGHGEINEDHEVRQSEMASGGQSRPETALKPSDLFEPSFVRERPVRTVMTRGIAGIGLTVAVKKFIVDWIEGKANQDIDFVFPLPFWEQNLVRMKEQNLIDYFTIFYPEIKDMDFIESPDCKVLFIFDALDEYRHTLSFQTNGSWNDPKAPTSVDMLLTNLIRGNLFPSCRIWITTRTAASSIIPADCVDLLTQVHGFTDSQKEQYFRKKICDQNQARKILEHVKSSRSLYIMCHVPAFSWILATVFARQIVVDDQGETPLIMTQLFTHYMLLQTNMMHAKYQGRHSNIPEWTEVDRDFLMKLGKLGFQLLEKGRKEFCLRDLKDCGLDVTGAIVQSGLCTELFSLHAESQQRVFRFVHLSIQEYLAAFYVYMLFRVKRKSVLDQALGLFKEPTLVDLLCSAVDKALQSQNGHLDLFLRFLLGLSVDSTQRLFRPFIKLPESSARSIAETVRYIRKKIGENASPERCINLNHCLTELEG; this comes from the exons ATGAGTGTTCCTGAGGTTCCTGAGGATCTTGGTGCAGACATGGGCCctgagatggagag TTTCCAGGCAGAGAGCcctccatcaccaccaccaaGCTATTTGTCCATGGAGAGTGATGAGGATCAGCCTGTCAAAGCTGATGAAGAACATGTTTTTACACCTGTAAG AGTCGATCTTGAGAGAGCAGAGTCACAAGATACGAGGCAGAATGAAATCGAGAGGTGCTCTGTTCCGCCCAGAGAAGGAGCTTTTTTCTCAGAACATGG ACCAGATGCAGCGTGCGAGCCAATCTCTGCCACGGATTTATTAGAGTTGGAGAGCATGGTCCTTGAGACAGAAGAGAATCTCTCTCCCATGGAGCTACCATTTATATTCAAG TTAATCCAGAGAACTCTGCAGCAGTTGACCGAACAGGAGTTGTCTCTGTTCAAGAAGTATCTGAGCCACAATCACTCTCGATACTTTGAGAATCGGATGGAGGATTTTGATGTCCTGGATGTTGTGGATAAGATGCTGGAGCGCTGTGGAAAAGTGATAGCTGTTAAGGTTGCATTGCATGTCCTGAAGTGCATGAAAAGGAATGATCTAGCTGACTTCCTGGAAGCAAAGAGTCGTAGAG TTATGCTACAGCATGACTTGAAAGAACATCTCAAGATGAAGTACGAGACCATATTTGAAGGGATACCCAGACATGGGCAGCACTGCTATTTGGGTAACATCTATACAGATGTGCTCATGACAGAGGGTGGACATGGTGAGATTAACGAGGACCATGAGGTGAGGCAAAGTGAGATGGCTTCAGGAGGACAATCCAGACCAGAGACTGCACTAAAACCCAGTGACCTGTTCGAACCCTCATTTGTTCGTGAGAGACCTGTCAGGACTGTGATGACCAGGGGGATTGCAGGCATAGGGTTAACAGTTGCTGTGAAGAAATTCATTGTGGACTGGATAGAAGGAAAGGCCAACCAAgacattgattttgtttttccacttcCTTTTTGGGAGCAGAACCTGGTCAGGATGAAAGAACAAAACCTGATTGACTACTTTACCATCTTCTACCCAGAAATAAAAGATATGGATTTCATTGAATCTCCTGACTGCaaagttttgttcatttttgatgCTCTTGATGAATATCGGCATACTTTAAGCTTCCAGACGAATGGAAGCTGGAATGATCCAAAGGCACCAACATCTGTGGATATGCTGCTTACTAATCTAATCAGAGGGAATCTTTTTCCATCTTGTCGGATCTGGATCACAACGCGCACAGCAGCATCCAGTATTATCCCTGCGGACTGTGTTGACCTGCTGACTCAGGTGCACGGATTTACTGATTCCCAGAAGGAGCagtacttcaggaagaaaaTTTGTGATCAGAACCAGGCCCGTAAAATTCTGGAACATGTGAAATCATCAAGAAGCCTTTATATCATGTGCCATGTGCCAGCGTTCTCTTGGATTCTAGCAACAGTTTTTGCAAGACAAATTGTTGTGGATGACCAAGGAGAGACTCCCTTGATTATGACACAGTTGTTCACACACTACATGCTCCTTCAGACAAATATGATGCATGCAAAGTATCAAGGACGCCATTCAAATATACCAGAGTGGACAGAGGTTGACAGGGATTTCCTCATGAAACTGGGGAAGCTGGGTTTTCAACTGCTGGAAAAGGGCAGGAAAGAATTCTGTCTAAGAGACCTAAAGGATTGTGGTCTTGATGTTACAGGAGCAATTGTGCAATCAGGGCTGTGCACGGAGCTGTTCTCACTGCACGCAGAGTCCCAGCAGAGAGTTTTCCGTTTTGTACATTTGAGCATCCAGGAATATCTAGCTGCTTTCTATGTGTATATGTTATTTCGAGTTAAGCGCAAGAGTGTTCTTGACCAAGCACTGGGGCTGTTCAAAGAACCTACTCTTGTGGATTTACTCTGCAGTGCCGTGGACAAAGCCTTACAGAGCCAGAACGGACACTTGGATCTGTTTCTCCGTTTTCTTCTTGGCCTCTCAGTGGACTCCACACAGAGACTCTTTCGACCCTTCATCAAACTTCCTGAGAGCAGTGCACGCAGCATTGCGGAAACAGTTAGGTACATCAGGAAGAAGATCGGAGAGAATGCCAGTCCAGAGAGGTGCATAAATCTGAATCATTGTCTGACTGAACTGGAAGGCTGA
- the chordc1a gene encoding cysteine and histidine-rich domain-containing protein 1a produces MSLLCYNKGCGQRFDPDKNPDDSCTYHPGVPVFHDALKGWSCCKRRTTDFSDFLSIAGCTKGPHNKEKPPQPVKPDVKTSGEKKELEDLKPKFNEYVIQAPKPVESIQRPSGDEPIIRLQQKVSLSLKQSLEKLKLSEVSEPEKKEEEGDEVKIGTSCKNGGCSKTFNGPGSNEEACMYHPGVPIFHEGMKYWSCCKRKTSDFNTFLSQEGCTKGKHLWKKEDTGKKIVPCRFDWHQTGSQVMISVYARNSIPELSFVEGNSTKLNIHIIFEGEKEFQHNIDLWGVIDVNKSVMNMMATKIEIAMKKAEPMTWARLDLPPVKIQPAEKKENADEDPDD; encoded by the exons ATGTCTTTGCTGTGTTACAATAAAGGTTGCGGACAACGCTTTGACCCAGACAAAAACCCAGATG ATTCTTGTACTTACCACCCTGGGGTTCCTGTCTTTCACGATGCACTAAAA GGTTGGTCTTGTTGTAAAAGACGGACGACTGACTTCTCTGATTTCTTAAGCATTGCT GGGTGTACAAAGGGCCCACACAATAAAGAGAAGCCTCCTCAACCTGTGAAACCAGATGTCAAGACATCTGGTGAGAAGAAAGAACTAGAGGACCTGAAACCAAAGTTCAACGAGTATGTTATCCAAGCACCAAAACCCGTGGAGTCAATTCAGCGACCAAG TGGCGATGAGCCTATTATTAGGCTACAGCAAaaagtctccctctctctgaagcAGTCATTGGAAAAACTGAAGCTATCTGAAGTCAGTGAGCCCGAGAAGAAAG AGGAGGAGGGTGATGAAGTGAAGATTGGGACATCCTGCAAAAATGGAGGCTGTTCAAAG ACTTTCAATGGACCAGGAAGCAATGAGGAGGCGTGTATGTATCATCCAGGAGTTCCCATTTTCCATGAAGG GATGAAGTACTGGAGCTGCTGCAAGAGGAAAACCTCAGATTTTAACACCTTTCTGTCCCAAGAGGGCTGTACAAAAGGAAAGCACCTATGGAAGAAAGAGGACACA GGGAAGAAGATTGTGCCCTGTAGGTTTGACTGGCACCAGACAGGCAGCCAGGTCATGATCTCTGTCTATGCCAGAAACTCCATTCCAGAGTTGAGCTTTGTGGAGGGGAACAGCACAAAG CTCAATATCCACATCATATTTGAAGGGGAAAAGGAATTTCAGCACAACATCGATTTGTGGGGT GTCATCGATGTGAACAAGAGTGTCATGAACATGATGGCAACAAAGATTGAGATTGCCATGAAGAAAGCAGAGCCGATGACGTGGGCCAGACTCGATCTACCTCCGGTGAAAATTCAGCCTgcagaaaagaaggaaaatgcaGACGAAGACCCCGATGATTAA